The Armatimonadota bacterium genomic sequence CCTCCGCGGGCACAAGTAGCACGCCCTGCCTCTCGGTGATGACGAACTCGGCATCCAGGGTCATTCCCAGACGCAGGTCCCCTCCTGGGTCTTCAACCTCTACCATGACCTGGTACTGGGTCACGTTCTGGACGACCGAGGCCTGGGGCGCGATGCGGGCCACCTTGCCGTTGAAGGTGCGCCGCGGCAGCGCATCCGCGGTGACCCGCACCGCCAGGCCCGGCGCGATCTGCGCTATGTCGGATTCGTCCACGCCGACCTCGGCCTGTACAACACGCACGTCGGCAATCACCATCACGAGCGTGCCGCCGGCTCCGGTGCCGCCGATCACGCTCTGTCCCACCTGCACGAGCTGTCGCGCAACGATCCCTGCGATCGGGGCCAGAATCCGCGTCTCGCCCAGCCGGTCGCGCGCCTGTGCCAGTTGCGCTCGGACGTTGCGCACCTGGGCATCGGCCGCCGCCACGTCCGCGGCCTGCACGTCCACCTGCAGCAACGCGGCCCTGGCCTGCGCCAGCGCCGCCTCGGCCTGCCGAACCTGGGCGCCGGCCACCTCGATCTCCTCGGGCCGGCTGCCAGCGGTGATCTCCCGCAGGCGCGCCTGCGCGGACCTGAGCTGGGCCTGGGCCACGTCGTGCTGGTTCTGCACCTGATCCAGCTGCGCACGGGAGACCAGGCCGTCGGCGAACAGGTCGCGCGTTCTGGCCAGGTTCGCGCGCGCCAGTTCCGCGGAGAGCTCGGCCTGCCGCAGGGCTTCTCGCGCCTGATCGAGCTGCTCGGGTCGCGAGCCGGCCACTACCTGTGCGAGGCGCGCCCGCGCGGTGGCCAACGAGGCCTCGGCCTCGGCCACGCGCGTCCGCGTCTGCGCGCGGGTCAGACCCAGCTGGCTGCGGGCCTGCTCGAGCCGGGCCTGCGCCGAGGCAAGCTGCGCGGTTCGGGTCTCGTGCTCGGCTCGGGCATCGCGGTCGTCAATGACCACGAGCAGCTGGCCCCTGGACACCCGGTCGCCTTCCTGCACGTGCACCTCGACAACGGTGCCGGTGGCGCGAGACCGGACCTCCACCTGCGAGTACGGCTTCAGCGTTCCGGTGGACGATACACTGTGGGTAAGGCTGCCGCGCGTTACCCGCGCGGTGCGGGGTCCTTCATCAACTGGCCTCAGGGCCGCGCGGCCGCGGTAGATCCAGGCCCCGCCGGCGATGATGGCCGCCACAACCACAATGACGACGATACGCTTCACTCCGGTCCTCCGGATGCAAGACTCTTCTTAGTTTGACGCCGGGCTCAGGAGCCGCGTTGA encodes the following:
- a CDS encoding efflux RND transporter periplasmic adaptor subunit, which gives rise to MKRIVVIVVVAAIIAGGAWIYRGRAALRPVDEGPRTARVTRGSLTHSVSSTGTLKPYSQVEVRSRATGTVVEVHVQEGDRVSRGQLLVVIDDRDARAEHETRTAQLASAQARLEQARSQLGLTRAQTRTRVAEAEASLATARARLAQVVAGSRPEQLDQAREALRQAELSAELARANLARTRDLFADGLVSRAQLDQVQNQHDVAQAQLRSAQARLREITAGSRPEEIEVAGAQVRQAEAALAQARAALLQVDVQAADVAAADAQVRNVRAQLAQARDRLGETRILAPIAGIVARQLVQVGQSVIGGTGAGGTLVMVIADVRVVQAEVGVDESDIAQIAPGLAVRVTADALPRRTFNGKVARIAPQASVVQNVTQYQVMVEVEDPGGDLRLGMTLDAEFVITERQGVLLVPAEAVRGQDAKVLIIIENGKLIPVVVETGASDGRQVEIVRGVEQGQTVYLGPSRRQGGNATRTQPASPFMPVRPPARR